The Microbulbifer sp. YPW1 genome contains a region encoding:
- the modB gene encoding molybdate ABC transporter permease subunit: MLSEADLGAIWLTLRLATTVTILLLILGTPLALWLARTRSIIKGPVSALVALPLVLPPTVLGFYLLVFMGPSGPMGKLTEALGLGTLPFTFWGLVFASLLYSLPFVVQPIQNAIEAQGVRHAEVAATLRAGPWDTFWHVTLPLAKPGMLTAAVLGFAHTVGEFGVVLMIGGNIPGETRVVSVQIYDHVEALEYTQAHWLSAAMIGFSFAVLLLLYLLQHRKSSRGMRYGI; the protein is encoded by the coding sequence ATGCTGAGTGAGGCCGACCTCGGGGCCATCTGGTTAACCTTGCGGCTCGCTACCACGGTGACCATTCTGCTGCTGATTCTGGGTACCCCTCTGGCACTGTGGCTGGCCAGGACCCGTTCGATCATCAAAGGACCGGTGAGCGCCCTGGTGGCGCTTCCGCTGGTACTCCCCCCCACGGTACTGGGCTTTTATCTACTGGTATTTATGGGCCCCAGCGGCCCCATGGGAAAGCTTACCGAGGCGCTGGGGCTCGGCACCTTGCCGTTCACCTTCTGGGGGCTCGTTTTCGCATCGCTGCTCTACTCGCTACCGTTTGTGGTACAGCCCATTCAGAACGCCATAGAGGCGCAAGGTGTGCGCCACGCTGAAGTGGCGGCCACACTGCGCGCCGGGCCGTGGGACACCTTCTGGCATGTGACACTGCCGCTGGCCAAGCCGGGAATGCTTACCGCGGCAGTACTGGGTTTTGCGCACACCGTCGGGGAATTTGGGGTTGTACTGATGATCGGTGGGAATATTCCCGGTGAGACCCGGGTGGTTTCCGTGCAGATTTACGACCATGTGGAAGCACTGGAATATACCCAGGCGCACTGGCTGTCGGCGGCGATGATCGGCTTTTCGTTTGCCGTATTACTCCTGCTCTACCTGCTGCAACACCGCAAATCATCGCGGGGTATGCGCTATGGGATATAA
- the modA gene encoding molybdate ABC transporter substrate-binding protein, with translation MALLTSVIAALAATETVADEVTIAVASNFTAPMQAIAARYEASSNHKIKLAFGSSGKIYAQIRHGAPFDAFFSADQEKPAQLISHGLAETDSRITYAEGKLVLWSTQSDLVDDSGTILKTTRFNKLALANPKLAPYGAAAQQVLQNIHLDADTRSRWVQGENISQTYQFVASGNADIGFVALSQVMRDGEIEEGSAWIVPQSLYTPIKQDAVVLKRAAANPVLAEFWAFIQGPQARAIMAAYGYSAAQGEHSHAE, from the coding sequence ATGGCGCTGCTCACCAGCGTAATAGCAGCACTTGCTGCGACAGAAACGGTTGCAGACGAGGTGACCATTGCGGTCGCCTCTAACTTCACCGCCCCGATGCAGGCAATCGCCGCCCGTTACGAGGCGAGCAGCAATCACAAGATAAAGCTCGCCTTTGGCTCTTCAGGGAAGATCTACGCGCAAATCCGCCATGGCGCCCCATTCGATGCATTTTTCTCCGCCGACCAGGAGAAGCCCGCACAACTGATTAGCCACGGTCTGGCAGAGACAGACTCACGGATCACCTACGCGGAGGGGAAGCTGGTGTTGTGGTCCACACAAAGCGATCTGGTGGACGACAGCGGCACAATTCTGAAAACCACGCGATTCAACAAACTCGCCCTCGCGAACCCGAAACTCGCGCCCTATGGTGCGGCGGCACAGCAAGTGCTGCAGAATATCCACCTGGATGCAGACACTCGTTCGCGCTGGGTACAGGGCGAGAATATCTCCCAGACTTATCAGTTCGTGGCCAGTGGTAATGCCGATATCGGATTTGTCGCGCTGTCCCAGGTGATGCGCGATGGTGAGATTGAGGAGGGCTCCGCCTGGATTGTTCCGCAATCCCTTTACACACCCATCAAGCAGGATGCCGTCGTGCTAAAACGCGCAGCGGCTAACCCGGTGCTCGCGGAATTCTGGGCATTCATCCAGGGCCCGCAGGCGCGTGCGATCATGGCTGCATATGGTTACTCGGCAGCCCAGGGGGAGCACAGCCATGCTGAGTGA
- a CDS encoding RNA polymerase factor sigma-70 has translation MSHNNTAPEKPASSSAEDAIGSVGEAESLYDPRFLEALRSQMIRFARLQLRDDHQAEDAVQEALAGALKNADSFARQSALRTWVFSILKYKIADVLRYRQRVIATSELGDAERQDQVFIDGLFKANGHWHRAERPTSWSGPQGGVQSDHFWRVFDACLNGLPEKQARVFMMREFIELESREICDQLGLSTSNLHVLLYRARLRLRECLENSWFNASTSGESDHKAAAEEGERQ, from the coding sequence ATGTCCCACAACAATACCGCTCCCGAAAAGCCCGCAAGCTCCTCAGCCGAGGACGCCATTGGGTCCGTCGGGGAAGCCGAATCGCTTTACGATCCCCGGTTTCTGGAGGCGTTGCGCAGCCAGATGATCCGGTTTGCCCGGCTGCAGCTGCGCGACGACCATCAGGCGGAAGATGCCGTGCAGGAAGCATTGGCCGGCGCGCTCAAGAATGCGGATTCATTTGCCCGGCAGTCTGCGCTGCGCACCTGGGTGTTCTCCATTCTCAAGTACAAGATTGCCGACGTATTGCGCTACCGTCAGCGGGTGATCGCCACCAGCGAACTGGGAGATGCAGAGCGTCAGGATCAGGTATTTATCGATGGACTGTTCAAGGCCAATGGACACTGGCACCGCGCAGAGCGGCCCACGAGCTGGAGCGGTCCCCAGGGCGGTGTCCAGAGCGACCACTTCTGGCGAGTGTTTGATGCGTGTCTTAACGGACTTCCCGAGAAACAGGCAAGGGTATTCATGATGCGAGAATTTATCGAATTGGAATCCCGTGAAATCTGCGATCAACTGGGCCTTTCCACCAGCAATCTTCACGTATTGCTGTACCGGGCGAGACTGCGTTTGAGGGAGTGCCTGGAGAACAGCTGGTTCAACGCCTCGACAAGCGGGGAATCTGACCATAAGGCAGCAGCGGAAGAAGGAGAGCGCCAGTGA
- a CDS encoding zf-HC2 domain-containing protein: MQCKQATQLLSLRQERPLNRREKFSLRIHLMLCKGCRNFATQMDSLRAISRGYAKGEPPSSDDSEST; encoded by the coding sequence ATGCAGTGTAAACAGGCCACCCAGTTGCTGTCACTGCGACAGGAGCGCCCGCTGAATCGCCGCGAAAAATTCAGTCTGCGGATTCATCTTATGCTGTGTAAGGGCTGCAGGAACTTTGCTACGCAGATGGACTCCCTGCGCGCGATCTCCAGGGGCTACGCCAAGGGCGAGCCCCCATCGTCAGACGATAGCGAATCGACGTGA
- a CDS encoding mechanosensitive ion channel family protein, with product MNTEVLRQFLENKLAWSLLLIAAVLLCRYLLVVLFRRSSWQRQDIRRRVHMVHNFANLIIVIGLFAIWVSELRDFALSIAAFSVAIVIALRDVVACLVGGIYQASMRSFTIGDWVRIGDQFGEVIDNNWLSTTLLEIDPHGLGNGYTGTTLYVPNNVFFTQPVRNLNFMRRYIEHSFSIVRESKGKNPFDIKPFITERVLEHCESFKEVAERYCKLIESRMGVDLAGTEPKIKVSTSELGHDVLTITLFCPREDASEIEQKVTEDYYRFWYGDADRSLESAEQSNAG from the coding sequence ATGAACACTGAAGTCTTGCGCCAATTCCTCGAAAACAAACTGGCCTGGAGCCTGCTGCTGATTGCTGCAGTATTGTTGTGTCGGTACCTGCTGGTAGTGCTGTTTCGACGCTCCAGCTGGCAGCGCCAGGACATCCGTCGCCGGGTACATATGGTGCATAACTTCGCCAACCTGATAATTGTCATCGGGCTATTTGCCATCTGGGTCTCGGAGCTGCGCGATTTTGCCCTGTCCATCGCCGCCTTTTCGGTGGCGATCGTGATCGCTTTGCGCGACGTAGTGGCGTGCCTGGTGGGCGGCATTTACCAGGCGAGCATGCGGTCTTTCACCATCGGCGACTGGGTGCGGATTGGAGATCAGTTCGGGGAAGTCATAGACAACAATTGGCTGAGCACCACGCTGCTGGAGATCGATCCCCACGGGCTCGGTAACGGCTATACCGGCACTACGTTGTATGTACCCAACAACGTGTTCTTTACCCAGCCGGTTAGAAACCTCAACTTTATGCGCCGCTATATCGAGCACTCTTTTTCCATCGTGCGCGAGAGCAAGGGCAAGAACCCGTTCGACATCAAGCCGTTTATTACCGAGCGGGTGCTGGAGCACTGTGAATCGTTCAAGGAAGTGGCAGAACGCTATTGTAAGTTGATCGAGAGCCGCATGGGCGTTGACCTGGCGGGCACCGAACCGAAAATCAAGGTCAGCACCAGCGAGCTGGGCCACGACGTACTCACCATTACCCTGTTCTGCCCGCGTGAAGATGCTTCGGAGATCGAGCAGAAAGTTACCGAGGATTACTACCGCTTCTGGTATGGCGACGCTGATCGCAGCCTGGAATCTGCAGAGCAATCCAATGCCGGGTGA
- a CDS encoding site-specific integrase, whose product MDELDADLPENLAPSPTHLDTGSNQDLSNPTELSPSAFRSRLQTYLHAATSDRTRTAYRSAILQFEKWGGRLPTDSQVLVRYLIERSDSVNPRTLELHLTAIGQWHQYQGMTNPAADPVVRKTINGIRRLRGRPKQKAKALRPEHIAAMAQSIRALPDSKKSRRDLALVLMGYFGAFRRSELVAIQVEDLHWEDEGVIVRIPRSKTDQQGQGLSRALPFGPDRVCPATALRAWLQCAAIEEGPVFRSINRWDQVQNAQLGAGSVNTLLKKLGTDCGFDFVENLSSHSFRRGMSTSAAREKVEFELIKKQGGWKSDATVREYIDEGRRFTDNAAHILMEKMATLLD is encoded by the coding sequence ATGGATGAACTGGACGCAGACCTGCCAGAAAACCTTGCCCCCTCCCCCACGCATCTCGACACAGGGAGCAATCAGGATCTGAGCAATCCAACCGAACTTTCCCCCTCGGCTTTTCGCAGCAGATTGCAGACGTATCTACATGCAGCCACGTCGGATCGCACTCGCACGGCCTACCGCTCCGCAATCCTGCAATTCGAGAAATGGGGTGGGCGACTGCCCACAGATAGCCAGGTACTGGTGCGCTACCTGATAGAGCGCAGCGATTCGGTAAACCCGCGCACCCTGGAGCTGCACCTCACTGCAATCGGTCAGTGGCACCAGTATCAGGGGATGACCAACCCGGCGGCAGATCCGGTGGTGCGCAAGACGATCAACGGTATCCGGCGCCTACGCGGACGCCCCAAGCAGAAAGCCAAGGCACTGCGTCCCGAGCATATTGCTGCGATGGCGCAATCCATTCGCGCCCTACCCGACTCTAAAAAGTCCCGCCGCGACCTGGCACTGGTGCTGATGGGATACTTCGGCGCATTTCGCCGCAGCGAGCTGGTGGCGATTCAGGTCGAAGATCTGCACTGGGAAGATGAGGGAGTAATCGTGCGGATTCCGCGCTCCAAGACCGACCAGCAGGGGCAAGGATTGAGCCGAGCACTGCCCTTCGGACCTGACAGGGTATGTCCGGCCACCGCGCTTCGCGCCTGGCTTCAGTGTGCTGCTATAGAGGAAGGTCCCGTGTTCCGCAGCATCAACCGCTGGGATCAGGTGCAGAACGCCCAGCTCGGCGCGGGCTCCGTCAACACTCTGCTGAAGAAGCTCGGTACCGACTGCGGTTTCGACTTTGTGGAGAACCTCAGTAGCCACAGCTTCCGCCGCGGCATGTCCACTTCGGCGGCACGGGAGAAAGTGGAATTTGAACTGATCAAAAAACAGGGTGGCTGGAAAAGTGACGCCACTGTACGGGAATATATCGATGAGGGACGTCGGTTTACCGACAATGCCGCGCATATTTTGATGGAGAAAATGGCGACACTACTGGACTAG
- a CDS encoding DNA-binding protein, whose protein sequence is MARAGVGYIDVVKAAEALRERGDDPTVDRVRNELGTGSKSTIAPLLKRWRQETGEGISDTHGLPVDLLDAVKALHQRVHQEAETKIQQISESCKAETAALGEELASVRAQLASRNTELEKLEQKLQESSSRCQQLEESVAETQAALAKSEFLREQGDTRITELQGTIGELKQENRDVRQHFEHFQQQIADDRQLERDQFRLTSDQLRQQLAEANEQLNTSVARLESSQANAEALRVQKLELESERAQWMRRESEFEAGQQRQAQALDELRSQLGIRSREAEALQGELASERARNEAYVKEIELRGNVFDRYEQEMLAVKKQLAAVEAENRQVLQDKAILQGQYVQLQKSLAGANIE, encoded by the coding sequence ATGGCGCGTGCAGGCGTTGGCTATATCGATGTGGTAAAGGCAGCAGAGGCTCTCAGGGAGAGAGGGGATGATCCGACGGTAGATCGGGTGCGAAACGAGCTGGGTACGGGCAGTAAAAGTACGATTGCCCCGCTGTTAAAGCGCTGGCGACAGGAAACCGGGGAAGGTATTTCAGACACTCACGGGCTGCCAGTTGATCTCCTGGATGCGGTGAAGGCATTGCACCAGCGGGTGCATCAGGAAGCCGAAACAAAGATCCAGCAGATCAGCGAGTCCTGCAAGGCGGAGACTGCGGCACTCGGGGAAGAGCTGGCATCCGTACGCGCTCAGTTGGCCAGTCGAAACACAGAGTTGGAAAAGTTGGAGCAAAAGTTGCAGGAGTCCAGTAGTCGCTGTCAGCAACTGGAGGAAAGCGTGGCCGAGACGCAGGCTGCGCTGGCAAAAAGTGAGTTCCTGAGGGAGCAGGGGGATACGCGAATTACAGAGCTTCAGGGCACCATTGGGGAGCTGAAGCAAGAGAATCGCGATGTTCGCCAGCATTTTGAGCATTTTCAGCAGCAGATCGCGGATGACCGTCAATTGGAGCGGGATCAGTTCCGATTAACCAGCGACCAGCTCAGGCAGCAGCTTGCAGAAGCGAATGAACAGCTGAACACAAGCGTTGCCAGGCTGGAGAGTAGCCAGGCCAATGCTGAAGCGTTGCGGGTACAGAAACTCGAACTGGAATCAGAGCGGGCACAGTGGATGCGGCGGGAGTCAGAATTTGAAGCCGGGCAGCAAAGGCAGGCACAGGCGCTTGATGAGTTGCGGTCACAATTGGGTATCAGGTCCCGCGAAGCAGAAGCGCTACAAGGCGAGCTGGCTTCGGAGCGCGCACGCAATGAAGCCTATGTAAAAGAAATAGAATTGCGCGGCAATGTATTCGACCGTTACGAGCAGGAAATGCTGGCGGTAAAGAAACAGCTTGCTGCGGTAGAGGCAGAGAATCGGCAGGTATTACAGGACAAGGCCATTCTTCAGGGGCAATATGTGCAGCTGCAAAAATCCCTTGCGGGGGCCAATATAGAATAG
- a CDS encoding acyl-CoA thioesterase, giving the protein MEKPRDHQLSMSVLMTPDMANFTGKVHGGELLSYLDKVAYACASRYAGRYVVTLSVDRVMFRQSINVGELVTFLASVNYTGNTSLEVGIKVVTEDIRTRVVRHTNSCYLTMVALDDDGKPVKVPPFKPQTLVEKQRFEAAMLRRKLLHEQEAAHEAIKEKVRGFQFEVSE; this is encoded by the coding sequence ATGGAAAAGCCTCGCGACCACCAGCTCAGTATGAGTGTCCTGATGACGCCAGACATGGCCAACTTTACCGGCAAGGTTCACGGTGGTGAGTTACTTTCATATCTGGATAAAGTGGCCTACGCCTGCGCCAGTCGTTACGCGGGCCGATATGTTGTGACGCTTTCAGTAGACCGGGTCATGTTTCGTCAATCAATCAATGTCGGCGAGCTGGTGACTTTTCTTGCTTCGGTAAATTACACCGGCAACACCTCGTTAGAAGTGGGTATTAAAGTGGTGACCGAAGACATTCGCACCCGTGTGGTCCGGCATACCAACAGTTGCTATTTGACCATGGTGGCGCTGGATGATGACGGTAAACCGGTGAAGGTGCCACCGTTCAAGCCCCAAACCCTGGTAGAAAAACAGCGCTTTGAGGCGGCCATGCTGCGCCGCAAGTTGCTGCACGAACAGGAAGCGGCCCACGAGGCCATCAAAGAAAAAGTACGGGGATTTCAGTTTGAGGTTAGCGAATAA
- a CDS encoding efflux RND transporter periplasmic adaptor subunit gives MGLRSAMGRKLFKRITGLGIILGLVVFFIYAFSPKPVPVDMTEVTRGPMQVAVTDEGYTRVHDVFVVSAPVTGYLLRIQSEVGDEVKTGSTPLVELLPTHPQFLDERGRSQAQASIRSAEAGLKLSSAERRDAEARLNFARADAKRARKLALKGHISKVEVERIELALDSAEAALDTARAAERVSEGELENARAALIEPQPGEPVLNKEKIVQVTAPVSGRVLRLLQESERVVPVGTPLLEIGNPGELEIVIDLLSRDAVRVQPGAPVNITNWGGDSPLNGRVRLIEPYGFTKISALGIEEQRVNVIVDFVDPREIWARLGHGYRVDAAIETWRAQDVVQVPTGSLFRHQKSWALFRVTGGRAVRTEIEVGHNNGQVAEVLTGVEPGEVVVLHPSERIADGVEVIRREQ, from the coding sequence ATGGGACTCAGGAGCGCCATGGGCCGCAAGCTGTTCAAACGTATCACCGGTCTCGGGATAATCCTCGGCCTGGTGGTTTTTTTTATCTACGCATTTTCACCCAAGCCGGTGCCCGTCGATATGACCGAAGTGACCCGCGGTCCCATGCAGGTAGCGGTCACCGATGAAGGATATACCCGGGTACACGATGTGTTCGTGGTTTCCGCACCGGTCACGGGCTACCTGCTTCGTATACAAAGTGAAGTGGGCGATGAAGTGAAAACGGGGTCCACGCCGCTCGTGGAATTGCTGCCTACCCACCCGCAGTTTCTCGATGAACGGGGGCGCAGCCAGGCACAGGCTTCCATCCGCAGCGCGGAAGCCGGGCTCAAGCTTTCCAGTGCAGAGCGTCGGGATGCGGAAGCCCGGCTTAATTTCGCCCGGGCCGATGCCAAGCGCGCGCGTAAGCTGGCGCTGAAGGGACATATCTCCAAGGTTGAGGTTGAGCGCATCGAGCTTGCACTGGATAGCGCCGAGGCCGCACTGGATACCGCCCGCGCTGCGGAAAGGGTAAGTGAGGGAGAGCTGGAGAATGCCCGCGCGGCATTGATCGAGCCCCAACCGGGCGAGCCGGTATTGAATAAGGAAAAAATCGTGCAGGTCACTGCACCGGTTTCCGGTCGTGTACTCAGGCTGCTACAGGAAAGCGAGCGAGTTGTGCCGGTTGGCACCCCACTTCTGGAAATCGGCAATCCCGGAGAGCTGGAGATTGTAATCGACCTGCTCTCCCGAGATGCCGTCAGGGTACAGCCCGGTGCACCGGTCAATATCACCAACTGGGGCGGCGACTCGCCATTGAATGGCCGAGTGCGGCTGATTGAGCCCTACGGCTTTACCAAAATCTCCGCCCTCGGCATTGAGGAGCAGCGGGTCAATGTGATCGTGGATTTTGTCGACCCCAGGGAAATCTGGGCGCGACTCGGCCACGGCTATCGGGTGGATGCAGCAATCGAAACCTGGCGCGCGCAGGATGTAGTTCAGGTGCCCACCGGCAGCCTCTTCCGACACCAGAAATCCTGGGCGCTGTTCAGGGTCACTGGAGGTCGTGCGGTGCGCACAGAAATTGAAGTCGGCCACAATAACGGGCAAGTGGCTGAAGTACTGACTGGGGTTGAGCCAGGAGAGGTTGTCGTACTTCACCCCAGCGAGCGGATTGCCGACGGAGTTGAAGTTATCCGGCGGGAACAATAG
- a CDS encoding ABC transporter permease — translation MIGILRPLDRKLARDLWAIKGQALAIAVVIGCGIGMYLMSKGMLASLADTRAAYYERYRFADVWAPVKRAPNAQLAHITELPGVRRAETRIRAGVILDVEGAAAPITGEIQSLPFIRGPHINDFVLRRGRYPDPVREEEVLALEAFAEAHGLQPGDHLYAILNGTKKQLTISGIALSPEYVYAISPGEIVPDKKRFGVLWMNRDALANAFDLDGAFNEVVLLTSTGDREEALLDQLDLLLKRYGATGAYGRDQQISDQFLTNEIDQLETMGRLLPPIFLLVAAFLLNVVIGRLVDTEREQIGLLKAFGYSNRSVAMHYLKMVGVITLLGIVIGIALGLWLGHGLARMYMDYFKFPFLLFRAPPDVYLVGIGFSLLVSAAGTFTAVRKVVRLDPAVAMVPPPPPDYSRSGRWFGTLTRGLERITHGIDQPSRMILRHLYRWPKRAAMTCIGIAMSMGLLIGSSFSLDAMMVMVDISFNVIDRQDVTVNFVEPRNIRAVQDVLHAPGALSAEPFRAIPAVLRNGPRNRREAVIGLIPRADLSRVVDTDMNPVPLPDSGIVLSDKLAELLDIQTGESLRLEVRTGRRPEVDVMVSGIVKTYMGTAAYMDLAAMNRMLRDDMVISGTYLLIDPEQTDAFYRALKNTPVVAGVSLQEQAQDAFYETIQESLGTFVFFNTLFAGLIALGVVYNSARISLSERGRELASLRVLGLTRGEVSYILLGELALLTVFALPLGALLGYLLAWTLVQSFDTELFRIPLIISPSTYGYAALVVLLSAIFSGMLVNRRIHKLDLISVLKTRE, via the coding sequence GTGATCGGGATTCTAAGGCCGCTGGACCGCAAACTCGCGCGTGATCTCTGGGCCATCAAAGGCCAGGCCCTGGCCATCGCCGTGGTAATTGGCTGCGGTATCGGCATGTACCTGATGTCGAAAGGCATGCTGGCGTCATTGGCAGATACCCGCGCGGCGTATTACGAACGCTATCGTTTTGCCGATGTCTGGGCCCCGGTGAAACGTGCGCCCAACGCACAGCTTGCACATATCACCGAGCTGCCCGGTGTTCGTCGTGCGGAAACCCGCATTCGCGCGGGTGTCATTCTCGACGTCGAGGGCGCCGCAGCGCCGATTACCGGCGAAATACAGTCCCTGCCCTTTATTCGCGGGCCACATATCAACGACTTTGTCTTGCGTCGAGGGCGCTATCCGGATCCTGTACGAGAAGAAGAAGTCCTTGCACTGGAGGCCTTTGCAGAAGCCCACGGCCTGCAACCCGGGGATCATCTGTATGCCATTCTCAACGGCACTAAAAAACAGCTGACAATTAGCGGCATAGCGCTATCGCCGGAATATGTGTACGCGATTTCTCCCGGGGAAATTGTGCCCGACAAGAAGCGCTTTGGCGTGCTGTGGATGAACCGGGACGCCCTTGCCAATGCGTTCGATCTGGACGGCGCCTTCAATGAAGTGGTGTTGCTCACCTCCACCGGTGATCGCGAAGAGGCACTGCTCGACCAGCTGGACCTTTTACTGAAACGTTATGGTGCCACCGGCGCGTACGGGCGCGACCAGCAAATCTCCGATCAATTCCTGACCAATGAAATCGACCAGCTTGAAACCATGGGGCGCCTGTTGCCACCTATCTTTCTACTGGTGGCTGCCTTTCTTCTGAATGTCGTCATTGGAAGACTGGTGGACACGGAACGGGAGCAGATCGGCTTGCTCAAGGCCTTCGGCTACAGCAACCGTTCGGTGGCCATGCATTACCTGAAAATGGTCGGGGTAATCACGCTACTGGGTATTGTGATTGGTATTGCCCTCGGTTTGTGGCTCGGGCACGGCCTGGCGCGCATGTACATGGACTATTTCAAATTCCCGTTTCTACTGTTTCGCGCGCCGCCTGACGTCTACCTTGTAGGCATAGGTTTCAGCTTGCTGGTATCCGCCGCAGGTACATTTACCGCGGTGCGCAAAGTGGTACGACTGGATCCAGCGGTAGCGATGGTTCCGCCACCGCCCCCAGATTACAGCCGGTCGGGACGCTGGTTTGGGACGCTCACGCGTGGTCTTGAGCGCATTACACACGGTATTGACCAGCCCTCACGGATGATCCTGCGCCATCTCTACCGATGGCCGAAGCGAGCGGCCATGACCTGTATCGGCATCGCGATGTCGATGGGGCTGTTGATTGGCTCGAGCTTTTCTCTGGACGCAATGATGGTGATGGTAGATATCAGCTTTAACGTGATTGACCGCCAGGATGTGACGGTGAATTTTGTCGAGCCGCGAAATATTCGCGCTGTACAGGATGTGCTGCACGCACCAGGTGCCCTGAGCGCTGAACCGTTTCGCGCCATTCCGGCGGTTTTACGCAATGGTCCCCGCAATCGCCGGGAAGCCGTTATCGGACTCATCCCACGTGCGGATTTAAGCCGCGTGGTGGATACGGATATGAACCCGGTTCCCTTGCCCGACTCGGGCATCGTGCTGTCCGACAAGCTGGCGGAGCTACTGGATATCCAGACTGGGGAAAGTCTGCGACTGGAGGTGCGCACCGGACGCCGCCCTGAAGTCGATGTCATGGTCAGTGGTATCGTGAAAACCTATATGGGCACCGCAGCCTATATGGATCTTGCCGCAATGAACCGGATGTTGCGGGATGACATGGTAATCTCGGGAACCTACCTGTTGATCGATCCCGAGCAAACCGATGCGTTTTATCGCGCACTCAAGAACACCCCTGTGGTCGCCGGCGTCAGCTTGCAGGAGCAGGCCCAGGATGCGTTTTACGAGACCATACAGGAGAGTCTCGGCACCTTTGTTTTTTTCAATACCCTGTTTGCCGGATTGATCGCGCTTGGGGTGGTGTACAACAGCGCCCGGATATCCCTTTCGGAGCGCGGGCGCGAGCTCGCCAGTCTGCGGGTGCTCGGGCTTACCCGCGGAGAGGTTTCGTACATCCTACTGGGAGAACTCGCGTTGCTGACGGTATTCGCCTTGCCTTTGGGTGCCCTGCTCGGCTATTTACTCGCCTGGACTCTGGTACAGTCATTCGATACGGAATTGTTCCGCATTCCTCTGATCATCAGTCCCTCCACTTATGGATACGCAGCATTGGTGGTACTGCTTTCGGCGATATTCTCCGGCATGCTGGTAAATCGGCGTATCCACAAGCTTGACTTGATCTCGGTACTGAAAACTCGCGAGTGA
- a CDS encoding ABC transporter ATP-binding protein: MESDNYPAIRAEDLTKTYGSGESTVYALRGVSLSVPRGEMVVLLGPSGSGKSTLLNILGGLDSPSAGQVFFDQEELTAFDDRHLTLFRREYVGFVFQFYNLIPSLTARENVALVTEISQHPMTPEQALELVGLAKRMDHFPAQLSGGEQQRVAIARAIAKQPRVLLCDEPTGALDSKTGIVVLEAIARVNRELGTTTMVITHNAAIAKMADRILTMADGQIQNTETNSHPCAPAELSW; encoded by the coding sequence ATGGAAAGCGATAACTACCCGGCCATCCGAGCTGAGGACCTGACCAAGACCTACGGCAGTGGCGAATCCACGGTATACGCTCTGCGCGGGGTCAGCCTTTCCGTGCCCCGCGGTGAAATGGTGGTATTGCTCGGCCCCTCGGGTAGCGGCAAATCAACGCTGCTGAATATTCTCGGCGGGCTGGATTCACCCAGTGCGGGACAAGTGTTTTTCGACCAGGAGGAACTGACCGCCTTCGATGACCGGCACCTCACGTTATTCCGGCGCGAGTACGTGGGCTTCGTGTTTCAGTTCTACAACCTGATCCCCAGTCTCACTGCTCGGGAAAATGTGGCCCTGGTGACGGAGATTTCCCAGCATCCGATGACGCCCGAGCAGGCTCTGGAACTGGTCGGACTGGCAAAGCGGATGGACCACTTCCCCGCGCAGCTCTCCGGGGGCGAACAACAGCGAGTGGCTATCGCCCGCGCCATCGCCAAGCAGCCCCGGGTGCTGCTGTGTGACGAACCTACCGGCGCACTGGACAGTAAAACCGGTATTGTCGTCCTCGAAGCCATTGCGCGGGTAAACCGCGAACTGGGCACCACTACCATGGTGATCACCCATAACGCCGCCATCGCCAAAATGGCCGACCGTATCCTGACGATGGCAGACGGCCAGATACAGAATACCGAAACCAATTCACATCCCTGCGCACCGGCAGAGCTGAGCTGGTAG